A window from Mesorhizobium sp. WSM2240 encodes these proteins:
- a CDS encoding GntR family transcriptional regulator, with protein MATKSSKYEIPPLMASPSSAIEHVYAELKSALMSGEFSPGQPLRLKELAVAFGTSHMPIRESLNRLSGIDILERAPRRSARVPMITAEGLRDLLEVRLLNERQAIVWGAKKSAGKSLNYIREINVKMDLLNLEKNVDVKKYLKLNQLFHFAVYNLSQNKILMNTIEAHWLQAGPVLSLRRKEPNFFPGQHNHREIIDQLEKGNGLAAADALERNIMEAHEQIFAILDKSDLKDRAGTLVPA; from the coding sequence ATGGCGACAAAAAGCTCTAAGTACGAAATACCACCATTGATGGCTTCCCCGAGTTCAGCGATTGAGCATGTCTATGCCGAACTGAAGAGCGCTTTGATGTCCGGGGAATTTTCGCCCGGGCAGCCGCTGCGTCTCAAGGAACTGGCTGTCGCATTCGGCACCAGCCACATGCCGATCCGCGAGTCGCTCAACCGTCTCAGCGGCATCGACATACTCGAACGGGCGCCGCGTCGGTCCGCGCGCGTTCCAATGATCACTGCTGAAGGCCTACGCGATCTTCTGGAAGTGCGCCTTCTGAATGAACGGCAGGCCATAGTCTGGGGGGCGAAGAAATCTGCCGGGAAGAGCCTGAACTATATCAGAGAAATCAATGTCAAGATGGATCTGCTCAATCTGGAGAAGAACGTTGACGTGAAAAAGTATCTGAAGCTGAACCAACTATTCCATTTTGCCGTTTACAACCTCTCTCAAAACAAAATCTTGATGAACACGATCGAGGCGCATTGGCTTCAGGCGGGCCCGGTCCTCAGCCTAAGGCGAAAGGAACCAAATTTTTTTCCGGGCCAGCATAATCATCGCGAAATCATCGACCAGTTGGAGAAGGGCAACGGCTTGGCTGCCGCCGACGCCCTCGAGCGCAACATCATGGAAGCGCATGAGCAGATTTTTGCGATTCTTGACAAGTCCGACCTGAAAGATCGTGCGGGAACTCTCGTCCCTGCCTAG
- a CDS encoding amino acid adenylation domain-containing protein, whose amino-acid sequence MQSLKKAAGPSDRTAAASVLWYASELPRRTAVIFGTEAINYMDLWLRACEIARALKTGREAGLDRVALHFPIGIDRIAAILGCQILGVSYVPVEPNLPPSRIREMLAQADPSVLLSSSAIYSAILEDVSSCSAVMVEEVGVGAADGGSLNRDLALPPKSGGYVIFTSGSTGKPKAVDMGGAALQNLVDWQIELSTLSDNAATAQFAPISFDVSFQEIFSTLCSGGRIVILTNEQRIDPDLLSDEIQRARVERLFLPFIALQQLASNCVERNLFPNSLREIHTAGEQLVVSSALREFFSKLPECRLFNQYGPSETHVVTCHELDSNPAEWPRLPPIGRPLPNVELFILGEDARPVRSGEVGELYIGGVCLAQGYFQDKERTEERFVTIDINGTPTRLYRTGDFATSDEHGCFFFCGRRDHQVKIDGYRVELGEIESVIADHPDVAEVAVVFERDANGTGRLIACLTSKDGAPTDCLETVVRAHVREMLPGYMAPDRVQIIGAMPKTASGKVDRKSIAEMVCAEKVKTSAPPVQKPGATTSGSVKNSDLCGAITSHWRELLDHPSLSDSDNVFDFGARSIMVPELQRRLRCQFGINMPAILVFRHPSPRALADLLSRRSAKGDALNTTLAGLANRRVSTKRRASPR is encoded by the coding sequence ATGCAGAGTTTAAAAAAGGCCGCAGGCCCTTCAGATCGGACCGCTGCCGCGTCCGTGCTTTGGTATGCATCCGAATTGCCTCGTCGTACTGCTGTCATTTTCGGAACAGAAGCGATCAACTACATGGATTTGTGGCTGCGAGCCTGTGAGATAGCTCGCGCCCTAAAAACTGGACGTGAAGCGGGTTTGGACCGCGTGGCCCTTCATTTTCCCATCGGCATTGACCGGATCGCGGCGATCCTCGGCTGTCAAATCCTAGGTGTTTCCTATGTTCCTGTGGAACCAAATCTTCCACCGAGTCGCATTCGCGAGATGCTTGCGCAAGCGGATCCGAGCGTGCTCCTCAGTTCATCGGCCATCTATTCGGCGATCCTCGAGGATGTTTCGTCGTGCTCGGCGGTGATGGTCGAGGAAGTTGGAGTGGGCGCAGCCGATGGTGGATCGTTGAACCGAGATTTGGCGCTGCCGCCGAAGTCCGGTGGCTACGTTATCTTTACCTCGGGTTCGACTGGCAAGCCGAAGGCAGTCGACATGGGAGGAGCAGCACTTCAAAACCTTGTGGACTGGCAGATCGAACTTTCGACCCTGTCAGACAATGCGGCAACGGCTCAGTTCGCCCCCATTTCGTTTGATGTATCGTTTCAGGAGATATTCTCTACGCTCTGTTCTGGTGGCCGTATCGTCATCCTAACGAATGAACAGCGGATCGACCCCGATTTGCTTTCGGACGAGATACAGCGTGCCCGGGTGGAACGATTGTTCCTGCCATTTATCGCTCTCCAACAATTGGCGTCGAATTGTGTGGAGCGCAATCTGTTTCCCAACAGTCTACGGGAGATCCACACCGCCGGCGAACAACTCGTGGTCTCTTCCGCTTTGCGCGAGTTTTTCAGCAAGCTCCCCGAGTGTCGGCTCTTCAATCAGTACGGTCCCTCCGAGACACACGTCGTCACCTGTCACGAGCTTGATAGCAATCCAGCCGAATGGCCAAGGTTACCGCCTATCGGTCGGCCTCTGCCGAATGTCGAACTCTTTATTTTAGGTGAAGATGCCCGACCGGTGAGGTCAGGAGAGGTGGGAGAGCTGTATATTGGTGGCGTTTGCCTCGCGCAGGGTTATTTCCAGGACAAGGAGCGAACAGAGGAACGGTTCGTGACTATTGATATTAACGGCACGCCAACGAGATTGTATCGGACCGGCGATTTTGCGACGTCAGATGAACATGGTTGTTTTTTCTTCTGTGGTCGCCGTGATCACCAAGTCAAGATCGACGGCTATAGGGTTGAACTTGGGGAAATTGAGAGCGTTATAGCGGATCACCCAGACGTAGCCGAAGTCGCCGTGGTTTTCGAGCGTGATGCAAATGGAACGGGACGACTGATCGCCTGCCTAACGAGCAAAGATGGGGCGCCAACCGACTGTCTCGAGACAGTAGTTCGCGCCCATGTCCGTGAGATGCTCCCTGGCTACATGGCGCCGGACCGTGTCCAGATCATCGGCGCGATGCCTAAAACGGCGAGTGGCAAGGTCGATCGCAAATCAATCGCCGAAATGGTGTGTGCCGAAAAGGTCAAGACCTCGGCACCGCCTGTCCAGAAGCCAGGTGCCACTACGAGCGGATCGGTGAAGAACAGCGATCTGTGCGGCGCGATCACCTCTCACTGGCGGGAGCTCCTGGATCATCCCTCGCTCTCGGATTCGGATAACGTGTTCGATTTTGGCGCGCGTTCGATCATGGTCCCTGAGCTTCAACGCCGCCTTCGCTGCCAATTCGGGATTAACATGCCCGCGATCTTGGTCTTCCGGCATCCTTCGCCGAGGGCGCTTGCAGACCTTTTATCGCGAAGATCGGCGAAGGGCGATGCATTGAACACGACGTTGGCTGGTCTCGCAAACCGGCGTGTGTCGACCAAAAGACGCGCTTCTCCCCGCTGA
- a CDS encoding SDR family NAD(P)-dependent oxidoreductase: MNGPIHRAAPIAIIGMACRFPDADTPKAFWENIVAGRESVRQLSDVELAGAGVEPEEWEADDYIRRGAPLKGLGYFDADFFSITPREAALLDPQHRLFLENIWHAIEDAGYAVRSTEMTTGIYAGSGPNSYFARCVAGLHDFSKEGMLDTMSGFQAMLGNDKDYLATRAAHRLNLIGPAINVQTACSTSLVSLHLACSGLQNGECDLALAGGVTAIIPDGAGYRYQEGMILSRDGHCRPFDAEASGTVFSSGVGVLALRRLGDALADGDTIHAVIRGSAINNDGNDKISFSAPSIEGQSSVVARALMNSSLAPETISYLETHGTGTKLGDPIEIEALSEVFAGLPADVAPITLGSVKANIGHTIAASGVAGVIKTVMALKSRTLPPAVNFKTPNPEIDFDRLPFAVPASAVPWASQGPRRAGISSFGVGGTNAHVILEEAPSERNGSSQPGDAPHHPDVPRTLNISARTPQALGAMAKSFALRLDTAQPNERDAICFTANTARRAFEFRSFATGRTTRGLAESLRASDYAHVDVSKHVIPAALFTGQGGQGEAMGRGLYESDPIFREAFDACDAVVARLRKHGLGDILYGDGTLAHFVHDTEYTQPALFAIELALARVLEARGFVPEIVMGHSIGEYVAAHLAGVFSLEDGLKLITKRGELMGRLPRNGGMVVLTADPDTAHQMIRNAEVKLAIAAENGPASTVVAGETDALETLIKVAKEKGVRTTQLKVSHAFHSHLMDPILEQFEAFASTLDFSKPDGRLISAKTGKIAGEEVADARYWTDHVRQPVLFHRGIMTAKEIGANLFVEIGPHPVLTPMAQAALDGIASPSQFVSSLNRTRNDAEVLAETAGRLFVAGLPIDTLTDLPDNERRLVDLPLYPFERQHHWIGTKASDRLAWHCRREWHVEKQSAPQLPKDKALWIILGNPLGLAGRLAQAIEAKREGPRQTAVVLSNVETGLCGGVLDECVAGMIVTPERAEGASSGQIVEAAHSHAATLMQFVQTVQAANRHGNLTKAKIWVVGQSGHTVPHTDTPIPDAARPASLVSASLHGMAMVLASEDPDLWGGDIDLGAEPSDAEIAVAIGILFGGSGLETAYAVRGEERYVLRLSESGDVGTDCAVDPQKIYLVTGGLGALGSLMAEWLINRGARRLVLLNRDVADGAKKERLEALRRSGAEIAAHAVDIADQVGVERILGDLSEAGHQLGGIIHTAGIVQDATLGSIEEASELERALRAKLQGTLVLDNASRRFSPDFFVCFSSVSALLGMKGQAAYVAANAAMNRIVEGRNAEGLPGVSIEWGPWAETGMASGLDERLRKRLTDFGLLAIRNREAIERLEGLFASTGTLTAAPILWRRFAKKQYGDTPAWLTSLSNVQKNPQAANDDEATDPLARRFGSVAPSERGQAIESFLRGEVARVLGIADPDRLRMDEALNQMGFDSLATIEFRNELAKTGIKVSLQNLVMGASIAEIAVYTETQVTAALGGVADGEAVPTAPVAAASAQGYDKSAVIIPRPKPDAPIRLVGFPYAGGGPLVFQRWIDKMPDHIEFGILQMPGRSARLEEGFWMRMEDMVDGIVPEMLPFLKEKPFAFLGFCYGGVQAFEVAQRVRRDHGMEPEHFFVAGGRSPQIYNDDQFAIDVQQFNHETGKSEHELDESEFVEMLKEVNFANNKALFEDPEMRAMMLPIIQADYETNNAYRYGSHPPLDAPITAIGGRIDPYVTGDHIIGWKEHTTKQFKAHFCAGDHFFMEHQIELLTRIVIEDLQPVVQRLAAGGERQQAG, encoded by the coding sequence ATGAACGGCCCCATTCACAGAGCTGCCCCCATAGCGATTATTGGCATGGCCTGCCGGTTCCCCGATGCTGATACGCCCAAGGCGTTCTGGGAAAACATTGTTGCCGGACGCGAGAGCGTTCGTCAGTTGTCGGATGTTGAACTCGCCGGCGCGGGCGTCGAGCCCGAGGAGTGGGAAGCGGACGACTATATCCGCCGCGGCGCCCCACTTAAGGGCCTCGGCTACTTCGACGCTGACTTCTTCAGCATCACGCCTCGTGAGGCGGCTCTCCTCGATCCGCAGCACCGACTATTCCTGGAAAACATTTGGCACGCCATCGAAGATGCTGGCTACGCCGTCCGTTCGACCGAGATGACGACGGGCATTTATGCCGGCTCCGGCCCGAACAGCTATTTCGCCAGATGCGTAGCCGGCTTGCACGATTTCAGTAAGGAAGGCATGCTCGACACCATGTCCGGCTTCCAGGCCATGCTGGGAAACGACAAGGATTACCTGGCGACTCGGGCGGCCCATCGCCTCAACCTCATCGGTCCCGCCATCAACGTCCAAACAGCGTGTTCAACCTCACTCGTAAGTCTCCATCTGGCCTGCAGCGGTCTGCAGAACGGCGAATGCGACCTGGCGCTGGCGGGCGGTGTCACGGCAATCATTCCCGACGGTGCGGGCTATCGCTATCAAGAGGGCATGATCTTGTCCCGCGACGGGCACTGCCGTCCGTTCGATGCCGAGGCCAGCGGCACGGTGTTTTCGAGTGGCGTCGGCGTGCTTGCGCTTCGACGTCTCGGTGACGCGCTTGCCGATGGTGACACCATCCACGCTGTTATTCGCGGGTCGGCGATCAACAATGATGGAAACGACAAGATCAGCTTCTCGGCGCCGAGCATCGAGGGCCAATCGAGCGTCGTCGCAAGAGCACTCATGAACAGTTCGCTCGCGCCGGAAACGATCTCCTACCTGGAGACGCACGGAACGGGCACGAAACTGGGTGATCCGATCGAGATCGAAGCCCTCAGCGAAGTCTTCGCCGGTTTGCCGGCGGACGTCGCGCCGATTACTCTTGGTTCGGTGAAGGCCAATATCGGCCATACGATTGCCGCTTCCGGCGTCGCCGGTGTTATTAAGACGGTCATGGCACTGAAGTCGCGAACCTTGCCGCCGGCGGTCAATTTCAAGACGCCCAATCCGGAGATCGATTTCGATCGCCTTCCCTTCGCCGTGCCGGCGAGCGCTGTGCCCTGGGCGTCCCAGGGTCCGCGGCGCGCGGGCATCAGTTCGTTCGGCGTGGGCGGAACGAATGCCCATGTCATTTTGGAGGAAGCACCGAGCGAGAGGAACGGTTCATCTCAGCCGGGCGATGCGCCGCACCACCCGGACGTGCCTCGTACGCTGAACATTTCGGCACGCACGCCACAGGCCTTGGGCGCCATGGCCAAGAGTTTTGCCTTGCGACTCGATACGGCACAGCCCAACGAGCGCGACGCCATCTGCTTTACCGCGAACACCGCCCGCCGCGCTTTTGAGTTTCGGAGTTTCGCGACCGGTCGGACAACCAGGGGATTGGCCGAGAGTCTTCGCGCAAGCGATTATGCCCACGTCGATGTCTCCAAACACGTGATTCCCGCCGCCCTGTTCACCGGACAGGGCGGCCAGGGCGAAGCTATGGGGCGCGGACTCTACGAGAGCGATCCGATCTTCCGCGAAGCCTTCGACGCCTGTGACGCGGTGGTCGCACGGCTTCGCAAACACGGATTGGGCGACATCCTTTACGGCGACGGGACGCTCGCCCATTTCGTTCACGATACGGAATATACCCAACCCGCCCTGTTCGCGATCGAACTCGCACTCGCCCGAGTTCTCGAGGCTAGGGGCTTCGTCCCAGAGATCGTCATGGGCCACAGCATCGGAGAATACGTGGCGGCCCATCTTGCCGGCGTGTTCTCACTCGAGGACGGGCTGAAGCTGATCACCAAGCGCGGGGAACTGATGGGTCGGCTTCCGCGCAATGGCGGTATGGTCGTCCTGACGGCTGATCCGGACACAGCCCATCAGATGATCCGAAACGCCGAAGTCAAGCTCGCCATCGCGGCCGAGAACGGACCAGCCAGTACGGTTGTCGCGGGCGAGACGGACGCACTTGAAACGCTGATCAAGGTCGCCAAGGAAAAAGGCGTCCGCACGACGCAGTTGAAGGTCTCGCACGCCTTTCATTCCCATCTCATGGATCCGATCCTCGAACAGTTTGAGGCGTTCGCGAGCACCCTCGATTTTTCCAAGCCAGACGGCCGACTGATCAGTGCTAAGACGGGTAAGATCGCCGGTGAGGAAGTCGCTGATGCGCGCTACTGGACCGACCACGTTCGCCAGCCCGTCCTGTTCCATCGGGGCATAATGACGGCAAAGGAAATTGGGGCGAATCTCTTCGTTGAAATCGGACCGCACCCGGTCCTCACGCCGATGGCGCAGGCGGCCCTAGATGGCATTGCCTCGCCCTCGCAATTCGTCTCGAGCCTCAATCGCACCCGCAATGACGCAGAGGTTCTCGCCGAGACGGCGGGCCGCCTTTTCGTCGCCGGCCTTCCGATCGATACGCTCACCGATCTGCCGGATAATGAACGCCGGCTCGTCGATCTTCCGCTCTATCCCTTCGAGCGTCAGCATCACTGGATCGGCACGAAAGCGAGCGACCGGCTGGCATGGCACTGCCGCCGCGAATGGCACGTGGAAAAGCAGTCGGCGCCGCAACTGCCGAAAGACAAGGCCCTCTGGATTATCTTGGGCAATCCCCTCGGTCTCGCCGGACGTTTGGCTCAGGCGATCGAGGCGAAGCGCGAAGGGCCCAGACAGACAGCGGTCGTTCTTTCAAATGTCGAAACAGGTCTATGTGGCGGTGTGCTCGACGAGTGTGTCGCGGGGATGATCGTCACCCCTGAGAGGGCGGAAGGCGCGTCAAGTGGACAGATCGTCGAGGCGGCGCACAGCCACGCCGCCACCCTCATGCAGTTCGTCCAGACGGTTCAGGCAGCCAACAGGCATGGCAATCTGACGAAAGCGAAGATTTGGGTCGTCGGCCAGTCCGGCCATACCGTGCCGCATACAGACACACCAATTCCGGACGCCGCTCGTCCAGCCTCACTGGTCAGCGCCTCACTGCATGGCATGGCGATGGTGCTCGCGAGCGAAGATCCCGATCTGTGGGGGGGTGACATCGACCTTGGCGCGGAGCCGAGTGACGCAGAGATCGCGGTCGCGATTGGCATTCTTTTCGGTGGCTCTGGGTTGGAGACCGCCTACGCCGTGCGCGGCGAGGAACGCTACGTCCTGCGCCTAAGCGAAAGCGGCGATGTCGGTACGGATTGCGCGGTCGATCCGCAGAAGATCTATCTCGTCACCGGCGGGCTTGGCGCTCTCGGATCCCTAATGGCCGAATGGCTGATCAATCGCGGTGCGCGCCGCCTCGTGCTTCTCAACAGGGACGTCGCGGACGGCGCCAAAAAGGAACGGCTCGAAGCCCTGCGCCGTTCAGGCGCTGAGATCGCGGCGCATGCAGTTGACATCGCCGACCAGGTCGGAGTCGAGCGAATCCTGGGCGATCTCTCGGAGGCGGGCCATCAACTCGGCGGGATCATCCACACCGCCGGCATCGTTCAGGACGCCACGCTCGGATCGATCGAGGAGGCGAGCGAACTCGAACGCGCACTCCGCGCCAAGCTCCAGGGTACGCTCGTTCTCGACAATGCGAGCCGTCGCTTCTCACCCGACTTCTTCGTCTGCTTCTCCTCGGTTAGCGCGCTTCTCGGTATGAAGGGCCAAGCGGCTTACGTGGCGGCCAATGCCGCCATGAACCGCATCGTCGAGGGCCGCAACGCCGAGGGTCTGCCAGGTGTCAGCATCGAGTGGGGTCCGTGGGCGGAAACCGGGATGGCATCCGGACTCGACGAGCGCCTGCGCAAGCGCCTGACCGATTTCGGCCTGCTCGCGATCCGCAACCGGGAGGCGATCGAGCGGCTGGAGGGCCTGTTCGCCTCAACTGGCACGCTCACCGCAGCGCCGATCCTGTGGCGACGTTTCGCCAAGAAGCAGTACGGGGACACGCCGGCTTGGCTCACGTCTCTGTCGAATGTGCAGAAGAATCCGCAGGCTGCCAATGACGACGAGGCGACGGATCCACTTGCGCGGCGCTTCGGCTCGGTCGCGCCGAGCGAACGCGGTCAGGCGATCGAAAGCTTCCTGCGCGGAGAAGTCGCCCGTGTGCTCGGCATCGCCGATCCGGACAGGCTGCGGATGGACGAAGCACTCAACCAGATGGGATTCGACTCCTTGGCTACAATTGAGTTCCGCAACGAGCTCGCCAAGACCGGCATCAAGGTTTCACTTCAGAACCTCGTGATGGGTGCCTCTATCGCGGAGATCGCGGTCTATACTGAGACACAGGTGACCGCCGCTCTCGGGGGCGTTGCGGATGGCGAGGCGGTACCGACCGCGCCGGTCGCCGCCGCCAGCGCCCAGGGCTACGACAAGAGCGCGGTGATCATTCCGCGTCCGAAGCCTGACGCGCCGATCCGCCTGGTCGGCTTTCCCTATGCCGGCGGCGGCCCGCTCGTATTCCAGCGCTGGATCGACAAGATGCCGGATCACATAGAGTTCGGCATCCTGCAGATGCCAGGCCGCAGCGCGCGCCTGGAAGAGGGCTTCTGGATGCGGATGGAGGACATGGTCGATGGCATCGTGCCGGAGATGCTGCCCTTCCTTAAGGAAAAACCCTTCGCCTTCCTCGGGTTTTGCTATGGCGGCGTCCAGGCCTTCGAGGTTGCCCAGCGGGTGCGCCGCGATCACGGGATGGAGCCGGAACACTTCTTCGTGGCCGGTGGTCGCTCGCCACAGATTTACAATGACGACCAGTTCGCCATCGACGTCCAGCAGTTCAATCACGAGACCGGCAAGTCTGAACACGAACTCGACGAGAGCGAGTTCGTCGAGATGCTAAAGGAGGTAAATTTCGCCAACAACAAGGCGCTGTTCGAAGATCCCGAAATGCGCGCGATGATGCTTCCAATTATCCAAGCGGACTACGAGACCAACAACGCCTACCGCTACGGTTCCCATCCTCCGCTCGACGCCCCAATCACCGCGATAGGAGGCCGCATCGACCCCTATGTTACGGGCGACCACATTATCGGCTGGAAAGAGCATACCACGAAGCAGTTCAAGGCGCATTTTTGCGCCGGCGATCACTTTTTCATGGAACACCAGATCGAACTCCTTACGCGCATCGTTATCGAAGACCTTCAGCCCGTCGTCCAGCGGTTGGCCGCCGGGGGAGAGCGCCAGCAGGCGGGATGA
- a CDS encoding acyl-CoA thioesterase yields the protein MINEIDIFIAVAQPWMCDEFGHMNRRFYAAMFDDATLVVLRFLDVDDRQGSLGWADVRTETDFRAEVSAGTILKIRSSVTKIGRSSVTIRHVMTNSSNGETAAVESCVSVRFNLQRRESSELGAAVVTRAELLFAA from the coding sequence TTGATTAACGAGATAGATATTTTTATTGCCGTCGCGCAGCCATGGATGTGCGACGAGTTTGGTCATATGAACCGCCGATTTTACGCGGCCATGTTCGACGACGCTACATTGGTCGTCTTGCGGTTCTTAGATGTTGATGACCGCCAAGGCTCCCTTGGATGGGCAGACGTCAGGACCGAGACCGATTTTCGCGCGGAGGTGAGCGCAGGAACCATTCTCAAAATCCGGTCTTCGGTCACAAAAATTGGGAGAAGTTCGGTCACGATTCGGCACGTCATGACGAATTCGTCCAATGGTGAGACTGCTGCGGTGGAGAGCTGCGTCTCGGTTCGGTTTAATCTCCAACGACGTGAATCGAGCGAACTAGGTGCAGCCGTCGTCACTCGCGCGGAGCTATTGTTTGCCGCGTAG
- a CDS encoding GntR family transcriptional regulator, translating to MPGTKFQVLRPRPRNSDLEHVYAELTRSIMMAEFAPGQKLKLDDLATAFGTSHMPVREALNRLVMARALQAETRRTPFIPEASVERLRNLLTLRTDLEGKAVAMTIERGENGLADQLAQINTRMDTEAERGALGTRAYLQLNHKFHFSLYERCGNPELVNLIELLWMRYGPLLSLLKATPMSFSGHRHHAKIIAAVRLGDSATAVQNLVADLQEAGDAIATALSTKIQKAHSSRSSAP from the coding sequence ATGCCAGGGACCAAGTTTCAGGTGCTTCGGCCGCGGCCAAGAAACTCAGATTTGGAACATGTTTATGCAGAGCTAACTCGTTCAATCATGATGGCCGAGTTTGCACCTGGTCAGAAGCTGAAGCTCGATGACCTGGCCACCGCATTCGGCACAAGCCACATGCCGGTTCGAGAGGCCCTCAATAGACTTGTCATGGCTCGCGCGCTGCAGGCCGAGACGAGGCGAACTCCCTTCATTCCCGAAGCGAGCGTTGAGCGTCTTCGCAATCTGCTTACCCTTCGAACAGATCTTGAAGGCAAAGCGGTGGCGATGACAATCGAGCGCGGCGAGAACGGGCTTGCCGATCAGCTGGCCCAGATAAATACCCGCATGGACACTGAAGCGGAGCGTGGCGCATTAGGGACGCGGGCGTATCTGCAACTGAATCACAAGTTTCATTTTTCGCTGTATGAACGATGCGGAAATCCTGAACTTGTGAACCTGATTGAATTGCTTTGGATGCGTTATGGGCCTTTGTTGAGCCTGTTGAAGGCGACTCCAATGTCGTTCTCCGGGCATCGGCATCACGCAAAAATAATTGCCGCCGTGAGATTGGGCGACAGCGCCACAGCTGTTCAGAACCTAGTCGCCGACCTGCAGGAAGCTGGGGATGCTATCGCGACAGCTTTGTCTACAAAAATACAGAAAGCGCACAGCTCTAGATCGAGCGCACCGTAA